A single Planctomycetota bacterium DNA region contains:
- a CDS encoding deoxyguanosinetriphosphate triphosphohydrolase — MRKLLEEREEKLLASYAMKSRLSQGRQYPEPEHSYRTVYQRDRDRIIHSTAFRRLEYKTQVFVNHEGDHYRTRLTHTIEVTQLARTIARALGLNEDLTECIALSHDIGHTPFGHAGEEALHDLMKNHGGFEHNSNGLRVVELLEQRYPHFPGLNLSWEIRESMIKHKTAYDQPQINPMYHPEWQPLLEAQVVDMADSIAYDNHDLDDGIRAGVINEKDLLNLELWKRASTENKANLDTDNPSISRSQKIIYIINLEITDIIENSKRLLEEHKIKTIDEVRQLPVRLVCFSEPMSRQKKELQKFLYDNFYIHPQLIRMTRKGRLFIERIFNTYVNDTKQLPLRYQKRLEKDELKYRITCDYIAGMTDRYLQEEYQKLFYPFEKM; from the coding sequence ATGCGTAAATTATTAGAAGAGCGTGAGGAGAAATTACTGGCTTCTTATGCAATGAAAAGCCGTTTGAGCCAAGGACGGCAGTATCCTGAGCCGGAGCATTCATACCGGACCGTATATCAGCGCGACCGTGACCGCATTATCCATTCCACCGCATTCCGCCGCCTCGAATACAAAACACAGGTCTTTGTAAACCACGAAGGCGACCATTACCGCACCCGCCTAACTCATACCATTGAAGTCACCCAGCTTGCCCGCACCATTGCCAGAGCATTGGGCCTTAACGAAGATCTCACCGAATGCATCGCTTTGTCACACGATATCGGACACACCCCTTTCGGACACGCCGGAGAAGAAGCACTTCATGACCTGATGAAAAACCACGGTGGTTTCGAGCATAATTCCAATGGGCTTCGCGTCGTGGAACTGCTCGAACAGCGCTACCCGCATTTCCCCGGATTGAATCTTTCCTGGGAAATCAGGGAATCCATGATTAAACACAAAACGGCTTATGACCAACCGCAGATTAATCCTATGTATCATCCGGAATGGCAGCCTTTACTTGAAGCGCAGGTCGTTGATATGGCGGATAGCATCGCCTATGATAACCATGACCTTGATGACGGTATCAGGGCGGGAGTAATTAACGAAAAAGATTTATTAAATCTCGAACTCTGGAAACGGGCTTCTACCGAAAATAAAGCAAATTTGGATACGGATAATCCCAGTATATCCCGTTCCCAGAAAATTATTTATATCATTAACCTGGAGATTACTGATATAATAGAGAACTCAAAACGCCTGCTTGAAGAGCACAAAATAAAAACGATAGATGAGGTTCGCCAATTACCGGTCAGGTTGGTTTGTTTTTCCGAGCCGATGTCAAGGCAGAAAAAGGAATTGCAGAAATTCCTTTACGATAATTTCTATATTCATCCGCAATTGATAAGGATGACCAGGAAAGGCAGGCTTTTTATCGAACGGATATTCAATACGTATGTAAATGATACCAAGCAACTGCCTTTGCGTTATCAGAAAAGATTGGAAAAGGATGAGTTAAAGTACCGTATCACCTGCGATTATATCGCGGGGATGACTGATCGGTACTTGCAGGAGGAGTACCAAAAATTATTTTATCCCTTTGAGAAAATGTAA
- a CDS encoding alanine--glyoxylate aminotransferase family protein produces the protein MHIKLFIPGPVEVYPDVLNSLSTPMIGHRTKAYTDLHGQVKTKLQKLLYTNNKVFLSTSSATGVMEGCVRNCSDKRILSCSCGEFGDRWNEIAIVNAKETDSLKVDPGKAIKPEMIDKALATGKYDAILVTHNETSTGVMNPMPEIGEVMKKYPEVIFLVDAVSSMASVKIEVDKWGIDVCLSSTQKGFALPPGFAVFSISKKALDKSKTVKNRGYYFSFPEFEKFDEKNQTPTTPSLPHIFALNYQLDKFFKEGLDNKFNRVKDMAMHCREWAKKGGFGLFPEPGYESITLTTIANTRNINIGELNKELGKKGFMISAGYGKFKDTTFRIAHMGDTTKDELKELLSVIDATLKSNPALVAAK, from the coding sequence ATGCACATAAAGTTGTTTATCCCTGGTCCGGTCGAGGTGTATCCGGATGTGTTAAACAGTCTCAGCACCCCCATGATTGGACATCGCACCAAGGCTTATACGGATTTACACGGGCAGGTTAAAACTAAATTACAGAAATTATTATACACTAATAACAAGGTGTTTTTGTCAACATCTTCCGCTACCGGAGTTATGGAAGGCTGCGTACGGAATTGTTCCGATAAGCGGATTCTTTCCTGTAGTTGCGGCGAATTTGGCGATAGGTGGAATGAAATCGCCATAGTCAACGCCAAAGAGACTGATTCGTTGAAAGTTGACCCGGGCAAAGCGATAAAACCGGAGATGATTGATAAGGCATTGGCAACAGGTAAATATGATGCAATATTGGTAACCCACAACGAAACTTCTACCGGCGTAATGAATCCTATGCCTGAAATCGGCGAAGTCATGAAAAAATATCCCGAAGTGATATTCCTGGTCGATGCGGTAAGTTCTATGGCAAGCGTCAAAATAGAAGTGGATAAATGGGGAATAGATGTTTGCCTTTCAAGTACACAGAAAGGCTTTGCCTTGCCGCCGGGATTCGCGGTGTTTTCCATCAGTAAAAAAGCGTTGGATAAATCCAAAACCGTCAAGAACCGCGGTTATTATTTCAGCTTCCCGGAATTCGAGAAGTTTGACGAGAAAAATCAGACCCCGACCACGCCTTCGCTTCCGCATATTTTTGCCTTGAATTACCAATTGGATAAGTTCTTTAAGGAAGGCTTGGACAATAAGTTTAACCGCGTGAAAGATATGGCAATGCACTGCCGTGAATGGGCGAAAAAAGGTGGATTCGGCTTGTTCCCGGAACCGGGTTATGAATCAATCACCCTGACGACAATTGCCAATACCAGGAATATCAATATCGGCGAGCTTAATAAAGAACTCGGCAAGAAAGGGTTTATGATTTCCGCCGGTTACGGAAAGTTCAAAGATACCACTTTCCGTATCGCTCATATGGGCGATACCACAAAGGACGAATTGAAAGAATTGCTTTCGGTCATAGATGCTACACTGAAAAGCAATCCGGCCTTAGTGGCAGCTAAATAA
- a CDS encoding DUF2950 family protein, protein MLRKEGFTLIELMIVVAIIAIIAAISIPNLLASRKGTNEVAAIGSLKAIFAGEATWRQTGMSGTGRQDFWTYDVSGLYRMLKEGQPAAYISLDVAKADFSWHADDSITASITQDWNSISTTLGAKAGYYLQTMIDHDAAVVYNENCYAGTGVAIANNYVFGFMAAPAQYGSSGDRVFIINEKGVVYGADPMLDANKWYTTGTTERRWNSPDPTNTTTWPPISGGKPWSQPSN, encoded by the coding sequence ATGTTACGTAAAGAAGGATTTACTCTTATAGAATTGATGATTGTAGTGGCGATTATCGCCATTATTGCGGCGATTTCAATCCCGAATTTATTGGCTTCCAGGAAAGGAACTAATGAAGTTGCCGCTATCGGCAGCTTAAAAGCCATCTTTGCCGGCGAAGCGACCTGGCGACAGACAGGCATGTCCGGGACGGGGAGACAGGATTTTTGGACTTATGATGTTTCCGGCCTTTATAGGATGTTAAAAGAAGGACAGCCTGCGGCATATATTTCTCTGGATGTGGCTAAGGCTGATTTTTCATGGCATGCGGATGATAGTATAACGGCCAGCATAACACAGGATTGGAATTCTATCAGCACCACTCTGGGAGCAAAAGCAGGATATTATCTTCAAACAATGATAGATCACGATGCGGCGGTAGTTTATAACGAAAATTGTTACGCAGGAACCGGTGTGGCAATTGCTAATAATTATGTTTTTGGTTTTATGGCTGCTCCGGCTCAATATGGATCAAGCGGAGATAGGGTTTTCATTATAAACGAAAAAGGGGTCGTTTATGGAGCAGATCCGATGCTTGACGCTAATAAATGGTATACAACTGGCACTACAGAAAGAAGATGGAATTCCCCTGATCCTACCAACACTACAACCTGGCCCCCTATTTCCGGAGGGAAACCATGGAGCCAGCCAAGCAACTAA
- a CDS encoding trypsin-like peptidase domain-containing protein: MNQHNLKHKILWEISFVIAILLTIPILIKLDVFAQVKPPPNKGSSPLKPADTPNFTKKSISDVAKFVIPSTVQIINLVEQKSQFQGEKGQLIPRGTGTGSIINKEGIILTNSHVVNGASALLVMLSDERQLPATLIGEDVKADVAVIKIDNPPADIIPIKLGDSDKLEIGDWAVAIGNPFRMRNTVTTGIISALNQPQSAEVAQEDLLYIQTDAPINPGNSGGPLVNMQGEVIGINSWIYNAGAGGSIGLGFAIPINAAKEIMQSLITDKKSFQRYVGVELWQINTFLAYSYNHKTLDDFLRDMKLKETTGGFVKNVEPGSPAAETGLKEGDVIIEFDKAKINSPREYSIAISKHKPGDTVDIKVIQSGEIKTLKLTIGKK, encoded by the coding sequence ATGAACCAACACAACTTAAAGCATAAAATATTATGGGAAATCTCTTTTGTTATTGCCATTTTGTTAACTATTCCGATTTTGATAAAATTAGATGTTTTTGCACAAGTTAAACCACCCCCAAACAAAGGTTCTTCACCTTTGAAACCAGCCGATACTCCTAACTTTACCAAGAAATCAATAAGCGATGTGGCCAAATTTGTTATTCCATCAACCGTGCAGATTATTAATTTAGTGGAACAAAAATCACAGTTCCAGGGAGAAAAAGGCCAATTAATACCGAGGGGCACCGGGACTGGCAGTATTATCAATAAAGAAGGTATTATTCTTACAAACTCACACGTGGTAAACGGTGCATCGGCACTTTTGGTAATGCTCTCAGACGAAAGGCAATTACCGGCAACTCTAATCGGAGAAGACGTAAAAGCAGACGTCGCTGTTATTAAAATAGATAATCCCCCAGCGGATATTATTCCGATTAAATTAGGAGATTCGGATAAACTGGAAATCGGCGATTGGGCGGTAGCTATAGGTAACCCATTCCGAATGCGTAACACCGTAACCACCGGCATTATCAGCGCCTTAAACCAGCCCCAATCCGCTGAAGTTGCCCAGGAAGACCTTCTTTATATCCAAACCGATGCCCCGATTAACCCGGGCAACAGCGGAGGCCCGCTTGTAAATATGCAGGGAGAAGTCATTGGGATAAACTCATGGATATACAACGCCGGCGCGGGCGGTTCCATCGGACTAGGATTTGCCATCCCTATTAATGCCGCAAAGGAAATCATGCAATCATTGATTACCGATAAAAAGAGTTTCCAGCGATATGTCGGGGTAGAACTCTGGCAAATAAACACCTTCTTAGCATATAGCTACAACCACAAAACACTGGATGATTTCCTGCGTGACATGAAACTTAAGGAAACCACGGGAGGCTTTGTTAAAAATGTTGAACCGGGATCTCCCGCAGCCGAAACAGGGTTAAAAGAAGGAGATGTTATCATTGAATTCGATAAGGCAAAAATAAATTCACCGCGTGAATATTCTATCGCCATATCCAAGCATAAACCGGGCGACACTGTTGATATTAAAGTTATTCAGAGCGGAGAAATCAAAACATTAAAACTAACCATCGGCAAAAAATAA
- a CDS encoding VCBS repeat-containing protein: MDKQTNAGIKTVSTFQIPKDVFIYYCTKFPGEKTGGLIGITPEKIVAFPFSNGRFDKTSKIIATISTALFKGESRVPLMKKFIYPCDNSQESPSLIIIPDTEKIIVVKLDGVNTAGNNVSTLPVSQEITISSKSLVNIDKDLTSPVSSVLYLPFFYLNDVNGDQKNDLIIYADNYIFINTQDENGKFNRNSSHPPEGIDISLHRRRKNDQQREYEIIPVIKDVNNDGLSDMLASNGSEGISAVYLNRGTNIFFQSQKPDFLKRIDGWLISHDLTDVNNDGIPDLVLILMRKVGVTSGLKILLAHSVNWEMEVYLGRNTKDPSQIYTNVPDYNRTINVPFTLSLDPDALNLQTPFLLNFDDDLNKDKLNELIIKESDSNIVSIYNGNSGVFERGSTINLNLKAPIAFTSPRIPYGKPFINDLNHDGELDFIIHQQDFKGQHHFFEFFINK; this comes from the coding sequence ATGGATAAACAAACCAATGCCGGTATTAAAACGGTTTCAACGTTTCAGATACCAAAAGATGTTTTTATTTACTATTGCACTAAATTTCCAGGAGAAAAAACAGGTGGCTTAATAGGAATAACCCCTGAAAAAATCGTTGCATTCCCTTTTTCTAATGGCCGTTTTGATAAAACTTCCAAAATTATCGCTACTATTTCAACCGCTCTTTTTAAAGGGGAAAGCCGGGTTCCCCTGATGAAAAAGTTCATTTACCCTTGTGACAACTCTCAAGAAAGTCCCTCTCTAATAATCATCCCGGATACGGAAAAGATTATCGTTGTCAAATTAGATGGCGTTAATACTGCCGGTAATAACGTTTCTACGCTTCCTGTTTCACAGGAAATCACGATATCATCAAAATCCCTTGTTAATATAGATAAAGATTTAACAAGCCCGGTCTCTTCCGTATTATATCTGCCTTTCTTTTATTTAAATGATGTAAACGGGGACCAAAAGAATGATTTAATCATTTATGCTGATAACTATATCTTCATAAACACCCAAGACGAAAACGGAAAGTTCAATCGAAATTCCTCTCACCCGCCGGAAGGAATCGATATTTCTTTGCACAGACGCAGAAAAAATGATCAACAGCGTGAATATGAAATAATTCCCGTTATAAAAGACGTTAACAATGATGGACTATCCGATATGCTAGCCTCCAACGGAAGCGAAGGAATAAGCGCAGTCTATTTGAACCGGGGGACTAACATCTTCTTTCAAAGCCAAAAGCCGGATTTCCTTAAACGAATTGATGGCTGGCTTATTTCACATGATTTAACCGATGTAAACAATGACGGAATTCCCGACCTCGTTTTAATCCTGATGCGAAAAGTCGGAGTAACCAGCGGCCTTAAAATACTTTTGGCGCACAGTGTTAACTGGGAAATGGAGGTGTATCTCGGGCGAAACACTAAAGACCCCTCTCAAATCTATACGAATGTTCCTGATTACAACCGGACTATAAATGTTCCTTTTACTCTTTCTCTAGACCCCGATGCGCTTAACTTACAAACACCGTTCCTGTTAAATTTCGATGATGATTTAAACAAAGATAAATTAAATGAGTTAATAATAAAAGAAAGTGATAGTAATATAGTATCCATCTATAACGGGAACAGCGGTGTTTTTGAAAGGGGATCAACTATCAACCTGAATTTAAAAGCGCCAATAGCGTTCACCTCCCCGCGCATTCCTTACGGTAAACCTTTTATTAATGACCTGAATCACGATGGGGAATTAGACTTTATAATTCATCAGCAGGATTTTAAAGGACAACACCACTTCTTTGAATTCTTTATAAACAAATAA